Proteins encoded by one window of Rhodamnia argentea isolate NSW1041297 chromosome 6, ASM2092103v1, whole genome shotgun sequence:
- the LOC115734222 gene encoding proteasome subunit beta type-5-like, which translates to MKLDTSGLESAMPFFGVNKELVEGFSASPSFEIPGACDFDSFQKEAVQMVKPAKGTTTLAFIFKEGVMVAADSRASMGGYISSQSVKKIIEINPYMLGTMAGGAADCQFWHRNLGIKCRLHELANKRRISVTGASKLLANILYSYRGMGLSVGTMIAGWDETGPGLYYVDSEGGRLKGTRFSVGSGSPYAYGVLDSGYRYDMSVEEAAELARRAIYHATFRDGASGGVASVYHVGPTGWKKLSGDDVGELHYKYYPVMPSTVEQEMAEVVAGP; encoded by the exons ATGAAGCTTGATACCAGCGGCCTAGAGTCCGCCATGCCGTTTTTCGGGGTGAACAAAGAGCTGGTCGAGGGGTTTTCAGCTTCCCCGTCTTTTGAAATTCCTGGTGCCTGTGAT TTCGACAGCTTTCAAAAAGAAGCTGTGCAGATGGTGAAGCCAGCTAAGGGAACGACCAcccttgcttttatttttaaagaggGTGTTATGGTTGCTGCTGATTCTCGAGCTAGCATGGGAGGCTATATCT CATCTCAGTCAGTGAAGAAGATAATTGAGATAAATCCGTACATGCTAGGAACAATGGCTGGAGGAGCTGCTGACTGCCAATTTTGGCACCGAAATCTAGGTATTAAG TGTCGGCTCCATGAATTGGCAAACAAACGGAGGATCTCAGTGACAGGGGCTTCAAAGCTCCTTGCAAACATTCTCTATTCGTATCGTGGAATGGGTCTATCGGTTGGGACGATGATCGCTGGCTGGGATGAGACG GGCCCAGGTCTATATTATGTGGACAGTGAGGGAGGAAGATTGAAAGGGACTCGGTTCTCAGTTGGTTCTGGATCACCATATGCATATGGTGTTTTGGATAGCGG CTATCGTTATGACATGTCCGTTGAAGAAGCTGCAGAATTGGCTAGAAGAGCCATTTACCATGCAACTTTTCGTGATGGAGCCAGTGGTGGAGTTGCAAGTg TCTATCATGTGGGACCAACTGGATGGAAGAAGCTATCTGGTGACGATGTTGGGGAACTTCACTACAAATACTATCCTGTCATGCCAAGCACGGTGGAACAGGAAATGGCTGAAGTAGTGGCAGGGCCTTGA
- the LOC115734517 gene encoding uncharacterized protein LOC115734517, whose amino-acid sequence MNFEFLNHVPWFSRVHPDKDLGPSFGSTTVLIEQPKQKGGFNLKLWGWSILSVFPWALDSRDGTRMPPTVNRQLKRRTQSGGIVQNSDKVMTVRFRPYVSKVPWHTGPRAVLSQLFPRYGHYCGPNWSSGKDGGSPLWDQRPIDWLDFCCYCHDIGYDTHDQAKLLEADLAFLECLEKQHYSIKGNAHVANFYETMCITGLKNFLIPYRAHLVKLTSRQPLIDFGWLSNVRWRSGNSQKN is encoded by the exons ATGAACTTCGAGTTCCTCAACCATGTTCCGTGGTTCAGCAGGGTCCATCCGGATAAGGATTTGGGGCCATCCTTTGGATCTACCACGGTCTTGATAGAGCAACCTAAACAAAAGGGTGGTTTCAATCTCAAGTTGTGGGGATGGTCCATCCTTTCCGTTTTTCCATGGGCTCTCGATTCCAGAGATGGAACCAGAATGCCTCCCACTGTAAATAGGCAGTTGAAAAGGCGCACTCAATCTGGTGGGATAGTTCAAAACAGCGATAAGGTCATGACTGTCCGCTTCCGGCCATATGTTTCTAAAGTTCCGTGGCATACAGGGCCGAGAGCAGTCCTCTCTCAGCTATTCCCAAGATACGGGCATTATTGCGGACCTAACTGGTCGAGTGGAAAGGATGGTGGGTCTCCCCTATGGGACCAGAGGCCAATTGATTGGTTGGATTTTTGCTGCTATTGCCATGATATTGGTTACGACACCCATGATCAGGCGAAGCTTTTGGAGGCTGATTTAGCATTTCTCGAGTGCTTGGAAAAGCAACACTACAGTATAAAAGGAAATGCCCACGTTGCGAATTTCTACGAGACAATGTGCATCACAG GTCTCAAGAACTTCTTAATTCCGTACAGAGCGCATCTCGTAAAGCTAACGTCTAGGCAACCTCTAATTGATTTTGGTTGGCTGAGCAATGTGAGATGGAGGAGTGGAAATAGTCAGAAAAACTGA